The nucleotide sequence GGCGACCCTCGCGGCCCAGGAGGCGGAGCTGCGTCGGCAGCGGGACGCCGTGCGCCGGCTGCGCGCCCGGGGCAGCCGGCTGGGCCTCCTCTCCGACCTCGTCGCGCGCCGCCTCGAGGGCCTGCCCGAGGGATCCCTCCGCCAGGCCGACCTCGACGCCCTGTTGGTCATGGAGCGCAGCCTCGGCACCCTCGTCGCGGCCCTCAACGCCACCCGGTACATCGCCGTCGCCACGCTGCCCGGCCTGCGCGAGGCGTCCGACCGGGTCGACGCCGCCGAGGAGGCGCTCGACGACACGGTCTCCGTCGACGACCCGCGCGTGGCGGAGGTCGCGGCCGAGCGGCGCGCGTTCGAGGAGGCGCTGCAGGCGGCGATCGAGGGGTCCGACCTCCCGCAGCAGGACGAGGAGCTGGTCGCCGCCTGGGACGAGCTGCACCCCGACGGCGATGGCGACGAGGACGACGCCCGCGGCGGATCCGGCCGGCCGGCCCGGTCCCTGAGCACGATGGACGCCTTCGCGAAGATGCCCTACGACTTCTCCCCGGCCCGCCTCCGCTCCATGGAGCTGGCCATGGACTTCGTGGTGTGGGGGCCGCCCGCGCGGTGAGCGGGCGTCGGCCCCGCCGATCCCCGCGGCCGGGCCGATCCCGTCGCGGAGCCGCGGAGTAGGTTCGCGGCACGGCGCCCCGCGACGGGAGCGCCCGGATCCGCGCCCGCGCGCGGACGACGAGAGGCGCGCCCATGGCCGAGATCGTGCTGTTCCACCACGTGCAGGGCGCGACCCCCGGGGTCCACGCCTTCGCCGACGCGCTGCGGGACGGCGGGCACACCGTGCACGTGCCGGACCTCTTCGACGGGGCCCTGCCCGAGTCCATCGAGGCGGGTCTCGCGCTGATGGCGGGCCTCGCCGACCACGTCGTCGCCGAGCGCACCGACCGGGCGCTCGACGGTCTGCCCGCGGAGCTCGTCTACGCCGGGTCCTCCTGGGGCGGATCCATCGCGCAGCGCCTCGCGCAGACCCGCCCGGGCGCCCGCGGCGCGCTCCTCTACGAGTCGTTCGTGTCGCTCTCCGCGGAGTGGTCCTTCGGGCCGTGGCCGGCGGGGCTGCCGGTGCAGGTCCACGGCATGGCGCGGGATCCGTTCTTCGCGGGAGAGGGCGACCTCGACGCGGCCCGCGAGCTGGTCGCCGAGGTCGGCCCGGAGCTCGCCGAGGTCTTCGTCT is from Clavibacter sp. A6099 and encodes:
- a CDS encoding MerR family transcriptional regulator, translating into MTHPAETHPTEDDPVVTASPIPMPTPPRRVRIGDAAAFVGVTPRTIRHYHQIGLLPEPERGTDDRRRYGYADMVRLMWIRRMADAGIALEDIRAAFADPEAGEGAGAAADAAARAARAAPAAPGAAAVDDDVADVLGRLEATLAAQEAELRRQRDAVRRLRARGSRLGLLSDLVARRLEGLPEGSLRQADLDALLVMERSLGTLVAALNATRYIAVATLPGLREASDRVDAAEEALDDTVSVDDPRVAEVAAERRAFEEALQAAIEGSDLPQQDEELVAAWDELHPDGDGDEDDARGGSGRPARSLSTMDAFAKMPYDFSPARLRSMELAMDFVVWGPPAR
- a CDS encoding dienelactone hydrolase family protein, producing the protein MRARARTTRGAPMAEIVLFHHVQGATPGVHAFADALRDGGHTVHVPDLFDGALPESIEAGLALMAGLADHVVAERTDRALDGLPAELVYAGSSWGGSIAQRLAQTRPGARGALLYESFVSLSAEWSFGPWPAGLPVQVHGMARDPFFAGEGDLDAARELVAEVGPELAEVFVYDGDAHLFTDASLPSSDPVATALVLERSLELLARLG